A single genomic interval of bacterium harbors:
- a CDS encoding nucleotidyltransferase domain-containing protein: MEDRINQIVAKLRDHDVEKIVLFGSAARGQSDDKSDVDLLIIKRTRKRFLDRLKEVMRILRPDYSLDVLVYTPSELRKMLKEENPFIQQVMRDGIVLYEKPPSRGKALAGPG; this comes from the coding sequence GTGGAGGACAGAATCAACCAGATCGTCGCCAAACTCAGGGACCACGATGTGGAAAAGATCGTGCTTTTCGGGTCTGCCGCCAGGGGACAGAGTGATGATAAAAGCGACGTGGATTTGCTGATCATTAAGCGGACACGCAAGCGCTTTCTCGACCGTCTCAAGGAAGTGATGAGAATACTAAGGCCCGATTACTCCCTTGACGTGCTGGTATATACACCGTCCGAGCTTCGTAAAATGCTGAAGGAAGAGAACCCGTTTATTCAACAAGTAATGAGAGATGGTATAGTCCTCTATGAGAAACCCCCTTCACGAGGCAAGGCGTTGGCTGGACCAGGCTAG
- a CDS encoding HEPN domain-containing protein: MFLGPTSSSEGCQIFSLRPRRETGPGPFRGGTDCNGGHTHNKEFSSLHEYGAFLDRFYIPTRYPNGLPGGIPALAFREKDAMEAIELAEKVIEFAASKLPAL, translated from the coding sequence TTGTTTCTGGGCCCAACAAGCAGCTCAGAAGGCTGTCAAATCTTTTCTTTACGGCCGAGGCGAGAGACTGGTCCTGGGCCATTCCGTGGCGGAACTGATTGCAATGGCGGCCACACACACAACAAGGAGTTCTCCTCTCTCCACGAATACGGGGCATTTCTGGACCGCTTCTATATTCCCACCAGGTATCCCAACGGATTGCCCGGCGGTATCCCCGCCTTGGCTTTCAGAGAAAAGGATGCAATGGAGGCCATAGAACTGGCAGAAAAGGTCATCGAATTCGCTGCATCCAAACTCCCGGCCCTCTGA
- a CDS encoding ATP-binding protein, giving the protein MENPFRFGGVVRGPYFADRLAEMDELTTEMDSMGRVFLVSPRRYGKTCLLFNLMERLLQKGMAVAFVDLNAHPDLPSLAGGLAQKLAASLETDLDKLVKLFSSMRRLRPRLAVGPDGGISAGLEAVSVREEAIHALVEGLAQAEALAAKKRKRLVVIIDEFSDIQKYDGEKVEKAMRSEIQKQEHLSYIFSGSEASVMLAMVNDRRRAFYKMGRVMTLGPIPREAYLEFIEGWLKKGGIHAAKQEIVRILELAGDIPYNVQRLCHNLWEAAMAVHGKVTTSLVESLPEQIARQDSPHYELIWRSVTPSQRSLLMALVQSPDARPFSRDFQLQHGIGPSSSIKASLDSLIRKGIVMQEPGGLYRFTDIFFPRWIEQMTRAQAGMP; this is encoded by the coding sequence ATGGAGAACCCTTTTCGGTTTGGCGGAGTTGTCCGGGGGCCTTATTTTGCAGACAGGCTCGCCGAGATGGACGAACTGACGACAGAGATGGACTCCATGGGGCGCGTGTTTCTCGTCTCTCCCAGGAGATACGGCAAGACCTGCCTTCTCTTTAACCTCATGGAGCGCCTTCTCCAGAAAGGGATGGCAGTGGCGTTTGTGGATCTCAACGCTCATCCCGACTTGCCAAGTCTGGCGGGAGGTCTGGCCCAGAAGCTGGCAGCGTCCCTGGAGACGGACCTGGACAAGCTCGTGAAACTTTTTTCTTCCATGCGAAGGCTGAGACCTAGGCTTGCCGTGGGCCCGGATGGAGGCATTTCGGCAGGGCTGGAGGCCGTTTCGGTCCGGGAGGAGGCGATTCATGCGCTCGTAGAGGGGCTTGCACAGGCCGAGGCCTTGGCCGCAAAGAAGAGAAAAAGGCTCGTCGTGATAATAGACGAGTTCTCCGACATCCAGAAGTATGACGGGGAAAAAGTGGAGAAGGCCATGCGCTCAGAGATCCAGAAACAGGAGCATCTTTCATACATCTTCTCCGGTTCGGAAGCCTCTGTGATGCTGGCCATGGTCAATGACCGCCGAAGGGCCTTCTACAAGATGGGCCGGGTGATGACCTTGGGTCCCATCCCACGGGAGGCGTACCTGGAATTCATAGAGGGATGGCTGAAAAAGGGAGGGATTCACGCTGCAAAACAGGAGATCGTACGCATATTGGAGCTGGCAGGTGATATCCCGTACAACGTCCAGCGGCTGTGCCACAACCTCTGGGAGGCGGCCATGGCAGTGCATGGAAAGGTAACCACAAGCCTTGTAGAGAGCCTGCCCGAACAGATAGCAAGGCAAGACTCTCCCCACTATGAGCTCATCTGGAGAAGCGTCACCCCATCCCAGCGGAGCCTCCTCATGGCACTGGTCCAGAGCCCTGATGCAAGACCGTTTTCCAGGGATTTCCAGCTTCAGCACGGGATAGGACCATCTTCCTCCATCAAGGCCTCCCTGGATTCCCTCATTAGGAAGGGGATCGTGATGCAGGAGCCAGGTGGCCTTTACCGATTCACTGACATCTTCTTCCCCCGCTGGATAGAACAAATGACCCGGGCCCAAGCTGGTATGCCGTAA
- the cas10 gene encoding type III-A CRISPR-associated protein Cas10/Csm1 — translation MLKEDFTRFVLGALLHDIGKFKQRAKYEEDRGKTHSAIGYEWLSSQYGEGLIAAAARNHHGNVSETWESNLSLIIYEADNLAASERRRFDPSTDVDKSWHQEVLLASDFSRISLDSEAPDLRTKPEMRYWPLKALGGWTVPQEDDSGGSAGVYRELWEAFCNDFACLKAANRHTDVEIMLHLMERFTSYIPSITLHITGATDRDTFRKHPDVSLFDHARVTAASASCLYLFYYSRLQDRWDRDVFKDEITGGWEDSSQDPFLLIGGDLSGVQDFIYTISSRGALKALKGRSFFLELLTEYLVSNLLEELSLTRCNVLFTGGGHFYLLAPNTEDAKNGLDSVRRATNDYLWDAFNGALSCCIAYVPMGKAAFRDATRHWAALGQELETMKRRKWEKALDKVLGPAEMPHADCLTVRCEVCAREDTPLKSVRGVLMCPSCREQFFFGEGLQKAAREANKLLRAKVGIAVWDKKPQTEGDEVLAIGLGEKQRFYKPFVIYDSHNSLPGTKWTYRLNDWDSSGYAAEGSLPLLAGIFHAGEFEDLESLVERGYGWDRAGVLRMDVDRLGKIFSSGLPPGDRTFSRMASLSRHFSLFFKYHLNGILHLDKKDGYENLVRTRVAESVRGRERLLSLVYSGGDDVFVIGHWLDVLEAAYDIEEAFSLMTYNPNITLSAGLVFAPPHHPVYRFAKDAGEAEAKAKKGGRNSLTAFGHTLRWQDAKDMRTMLVGEILPLLKKEQRALGTPVGSVSVGFLHRVLALVSPFVTRNEKKTDPASQFWLLPKVAYLTGRAAPSKEFLKASDEAKKAWMALKDRLLRQPDLQHLTKINGAVLWALMMMRKGGK, via the coding sequence ATGTTGAAAGAAGATTTCACCAGGTTCGTCCTTGGAGCCCTGCTACACGATATTGGAAAATTCAAACAGAGGGCCAAATACGAGGAGGATCGCGGGAAAACTCACTCCGCGATAGGATACGAGTGGTTATCCTCGCAATACGGCGAAGGGTTGATCGCGGCAGCAGCTCGAAATCACCACGGTAATGTATCTGAGACATGGGAGAGCAACCTCTCATTGATCATTTATGAGGCAGATAACCTTGCCGCATCCGAGCGAAGGAGGTTCGATCCTTCCACGGATGTAGACAAATCATGGCATCAAGAAGTGCTTCTCGCCTCGGACTTTAGTCGAATAAGCCTGGACTCCGAAGCCCCCGATCTCCGAACTAAGCCGGAGATGAGATACTGGCCCCTCAAAGCCTTGGGTGGGTGGACTGTCCCCCAGGAGGACGACTCAGGCGGCTCTGCAGGCGTCTATCGAGAACTGTGGGAAGCTTTCTGCAATGACTTTGCCTGTCTTAAAGCCGCGAATAGGCACACGGACGTGGAGATCATGCTGCACCTGATGGAACGGTTTACCTCATACATCCCTTCTATCACCCTCCACATAACCGGAGCAACAGACCGTGACACCTTCAGGAAGCATCCAGATGTGTCGCTGTTCGACCACGCGCGGGTCACTGCCGCCTCTGCCAGTTGCCTTTACCTTTTTTACTACTCCCGCCTTCAGGATCGATGGGATCGAGATGTCTTCAAAGACGAAATCACTGGTGGATGGGAAGATTCTTCTCAAGATCCCTTCCTCTTAATTGGTGGAGATCTGTCGGGCGTTCAGGACTTTATCTACACAATCTCGTCCAGGGGTGCACTCAAGGCGCTCAAGGGACGCTCTTTCTTCCTGGAGTTACTGACCGAGTACCTAGTGAGTAACCTCCTAGAAGAGTTGAGCCTGACCCGATGCAATGTTCTTTTCACAGGCGGTGGGCATTTCTACCTGCTCGCACCCAACACTGAGGATGCCAAGAACGGCCTCGACAGCGTCCGACGAGCAACCAACGATTACCTTTGGGATGCCTTTAATGGTGCATTGTCGTGTTGTATCGCTTATGTGCCCATGGGAAAAGCAGCCTTCCGGGATGCGACTCGGCACTGGGCGGCTCTGGGACAAGAACTCGAAACCATGAAGCGCAGAAAATGGGAGAAAGCCCTGGACAAGGTTCTGGGGCCGGCCGAGATGCCCCATGCTGATTGCCTCACTGTAAGGTGCGAGGTTTGCGCGCGGGAGGATACGCCGCTGAAGTCAGTTAGGGGTGTGCTTATGTGCCCAAGCTGCCGGGAACAATTTTTCTTCGGCGAGGGCCTGCAAAAAGCGGCCAGGGAGGCTAACAAGCTCTTACGGGCCAAAGTGGGAATAGCGGTTTGGGACAAAAAACCCCAAACAGAAGGTGACGAAGTCCTAGCTATAGGCCTGGGCGAGAAACAAAGGTTTTACAAGCCCTTTGTGATTTACGACAGCCACAATTCCCTGCCAGGGACTAAGTGGACGTACCGGCTTAACGATTGGGACAGTAGCGGCTACGCAGCCGAAGGTTCTCTTCCCCTCTTGGCAGGAATATTCCACGCAGGGGAGTTCGAGGACCTTGAGTCCCTCGTTGAGAGGGGCTATGGATGGGATAGGGCCGGGGTGCTTCGCATGGACGTTGACAGGCTCGGAAAGATATTTTCGTCTGGCCTGCCGCCTGGCGACCGCACCTTCTCACGCATGGCATCTCTTTCGAGGCATTTCTCCCTTTTCTTCAAGTACCATCTCAACGGGATCTTGCACTTGGACAAAAAGGACGGATACGAGAATCTGGTACGGACACGGGTGGCGGAATCGGTTCGCGGGAGAGAACGTCTTTTGTCCTTGGTCTACTCCGGAGGCGATGATGTTTTCGTAATCGGACATTGGTTGGACGTGTTGGAGGCAGCCTATGACATAGAGGAGGCTTTCAGCCTCATGACCTATAACCCCAACATTACCTTATCAGCAGGACTGGTTTTTGCACCACCTCATCACCCGGTTTACAGATTCGCCAAAGACGCTGGAGAGGCCGAGGCCAAAGCCAAGAAAGGAGGGCGAAACTCTCTGACGGCATTCGGCCATACCCTAAGGTGGCAAGATGCAAAGGATATGCGAACGATGCTTGTCGGAGAGATTTTACCTTTGCTGAAAAAGGAGCAAAGGGCATTGGGAACACCGGTAGGGTCTGTGTCCGTCGGATTTCTCCACAGAGTTTTGGCTTTGGTGAGCCCTTTTGTTACTCGAAATGAAAAAAAGACCGACCCGGCGTCACAGTTCTGGTTGCTGCCAAAGGTTGCCTACCTCACTGGTAGGGCCGCCCCTTCCAAAGAATTCCTCAAGGCGAGCGACGAAGCAAAGAAGGCCTGGATGGCCTTAAAAGACAGGCTCTTGCGCCAACCCGATTTACAGCACCTCACCAAGATAAACGGGGCCGTACTCTGGGCCCTGATGATGATGAGGAAAGGAGGGAAATAA
- the csm2 gene encoding type III-A CRISPR-associated protein Csm2, which yields MTAMGTGDFKTGTGGRGKAENGSHVDWTAQHARDLKDLSTIGADRIVEIAEAVGKQLSPKGINLKINQIRRFLDEARQIELEVKRGVFPADRVVLLLPKLAYAAGREQKVRDLMKVLDPAIRSARDSADNFKKFLRLIEGIVAYHRFYGGTN from the coding sequence ATGACAGCCATGGGAACCGGCGACTTCAAGACAGGGACCGGGGGCCGCGGCAAAGCCGAAAATGGCTCCCATGTGGACTGGACTGCTCAGCACGCCCGCGATCTCAAGGATCTCTCGACTATTGGAGCCGATAGAATAGTGGAGATTGCCGAGGCTGTGGGCAAACAGCTTTCCCCGAAGGGAATCAACTTGAAGATCAATCAGATCAGGCGGTTCCTGGACGAGGCCCGACAGATCGAACTTGAAGTCAAGAGGGGAGTTTTCCCTGCCGATAGAGTGGTCCTCCTACTCCCAAAACTGGCTTACGCCGCGGGGCGTGAGCAAAAGGTCAGAGATTTGATGAAGGTTCTAGACCCGGCCATACGTTCAGCTCGTGACTCGGCGGACAATTTCAAGAAGTTTTTGAGGTTGATAGAAGGCATAGTGGCGTACCATAGGTTTTACGGCGGGACAAACTAG
- the csm3 gene encoding type III-A CRISPR-associated RAMP protein Csm3 encodes MTDTNQYRKLLGKVELVGNLECLTGLHVGASKETMEIGALDSPVVRDPLTQCPYIPGSSLKGKLRALLEKADPNLIPNRPGGSGTRRHECDDWEPKEGKRGVPGALHCPVCRLFGSTGPGEGNKNYPARLKVRDLHLQNKEELEKIDTGLYLTEWKFENGIDRITSAANPRNIERVPRGARFSFSMVYDVEDTTTMSEDLENLGLAIRLLHDDSLGGHGSRGYGQVRLEFRCLEAKRIDHYRGEGEALRKIEPGELDSKTIEELKGFFSSENRG; translated from the coding sequence ATGACTGATACCAATCAATATCGCAAGCTTTTGGGTAAAGTGGAACTTGTCGGAAATCTTGAGTGCCTAACTGGTTTGCATGTCGGTGCTTCTAAGGAAACTATGGAAATTGGAGCGCTTGACTCTCCTGTGGTCCGTGATCCGCTTACCCAGTGCCCTTACATACCCGGATCATCTCTCAAGGGAAAGCTTCGTGCTCTTCTCGAAAAGGCGGATCCAAATCTCATTCCGAATCGCCCAGGTGGAAGCGGAACGCGGCGACATGAGTGCGACGATTGGGAGCCCAAAGAAGGCAAGAGGGGCGTTCCCGGTGCGTTGCACTGTCCTGTCTGTCGCCTCTTTGGTTCCACGGGCCCTGGCGAAGGCAACAAAAATTATCCCGCCCGTCTCAAGGTCCGGGACCTGCATCTGCAGAACAAAGAGGAATTGGAAAAGATTGACACCGGATTGTATTTGACCGAGTGGAAATTCGAAAACGGAATAGATCGCATCACCTCCGCGGCCAATCCTCGCAACATAGAGCGGGTTCCACGCGGTGCCAGGTTCTCCTTTTCCATGGTTTACGACGTGGAGGACACCACTACCATGTCGGAAGACCTGGAAAACCTGGGTCTTGCCATTCGTCTTCTGCACGACGATTCGCTAGGAGGGCACGGCTCCAGAGGTTACGGTCAGGTCAGGTTAGAGTTCAGATGTCTCGAGGCCAAACGGATCGATCATTACCGCGGCGAAGGGGAAGCCCTGAGGAAAATAGAGCCGGGCGAGCTTGACAGCAAGACCATTGAAGAGCTCAAAGGATTCTTCTCTTCTGAAAACAGGGGGTGA
- the csm4 gene encoding type III-A CRISPR-associated RAMP protein Csm4, translating into MSVYLFRLHFLGPVHFGMAGIDLEATQSTLSSDSLISAIVNAFLLLDGPEAAEKVISAFSSDKPPFVLSSLFPFGPDKDKADRYAEALVRPLTPPPVGDSETLGRFGKDLKTINYLHPQDFAAWISQRPLAPHEIESVVSRARVFTEGWWKQETRPRVALDRESQNSPVWSQAATWFQREERGKKGEVLTVGSGLYGLVRFDDESWKERLASAFRVLGDTGLGGERTYGFGLFKFGGFETPGDHWREILSGEGRFKVLLSLYYPRQEERKSLAQSLVAWDFVEKRGYVVSGRNATTIKRKRVRMLVEGSVCRQPLRGAMVDVTPENAVGLGIPHRVFRCGLAFLVPDGERI; encoded by the coding sequence ATGTCCGTGTACCTTTTCAGACTTCATTTCCTGGGCCCTGTCCACTTCGGGATGGCTGGCATAGACCTGGAAGCAACGCAGAGCACTCTTTCGTCTGACTCGCTCATTTCGGCAATTGTAAACGCATTCTTGCTGCTCGACGGACCGGAGGCTGCCGAAAAGGTCATTTCAGCCTTTTCATCTGATAAACCACCTTTTGTCCTGTCATCCCTTTTTCCATTCGGCCCGGACAAGGACAAGGCCGATCGCTATGCAGAAGCGCTGGTCCGCCCCTTGACTCCGCCTCCGGTTGGAGACTCGGAGACTCTTGGACGTTTCGGCAAGGACTTAAAGACCATCAATTACTTGCATCCTCAGGACTTTGCCGCCTGGATCTCGCAGCGACCCCTGGCACCTCATGAGATCGAGTCTGTGGTATCCCGGGCCCGAGTTTTCACGGAGGGTTGGTGGAAACAGGAGACACGTCCTCGGGTAGCATTGGACAGAGAAAGCCAAAATAGCCCGGTCTGGTCCCAGGCAGCCACATGGTTTCAGAGAGAAGAGCGAGGCAAAAAGGGGGAAGTGCTAACTGTCGGATCAGGTCTTTACGGTCTGGTTCGTTTCGACGATGAGTCTTGGAAAGAAAGACTCGCCTCAGCCTTTCGCGTCCTGGGCGATACCGGCCTAGGGGGAGAGCGTACGTACGGCTTTGGCCTTTTCAAGTTCGGAGGATTTGAAACTCCCGGGGATCACTGGCGGGAGATCTTAAGCGGTGAAGGGAGGTTCAAGGTCTTGCTTTCCCTTTATTATCCAAGGCAAGAGGAGAGGAAATCTCTAGCCCAATCCCTGGTCGCTTGGGACTTCGTGGAGAAACGAGGATACGTTGTGAGCGGCCGCAACGCAACCACCATAAAGCGAAAGCGCGTTCGTATGCTCGTCGAAGGTAGCGTTTGTCGCCAGCCATTGAGAGGCGCGATGGTTGATGTAACACCAGAAAACGCCGTGGGCCTAGGGATACCTCATCGCGTGTTTAGATGCGGTTTGGCATTTCTCGTCCCAGATGGAGAACGGATATGA
- the csm5 gene encoding type III-A CRISPR-associated RAMP protein Csm5, with the protein MRFGISRPRWRTDMSLEALIQSAPKKADLRNSLCMDLHVISPIHIGTREGRLGATEFVAGGGKVYLIDEDRLGRFLVSKNLVDAFVLEVRKGPFQMAQFLQKNAKLRIPEDLHMVCSMSIPGGDPSMQDFRPFTRDGSGAIYIPGTSLKGVFRTAILYRLLNQDLEFRKSSNSRIGQDPEGEINKRRKFYSEQWLQKEHLESFDLPGGKKGSPNVDILRCLTVRDAYPVGPVRTQVVPIKFLSRLSDGTFYWSQDKKHFKDKDLSIWVECVTEGTFRLEMLWAADLYKAFMSHNKGVAFPVSNLQDVLDAVREMNEALVKHELAFYGSATGGGNSDAPGAAKALLEWYKTLGNQTLRIGFGSGMLSTTVGLALEESVRQKIRDACGSGRRPGDPAPKSRRVWRRTESITLPMGWLKLAKADPKLGPIPPDLSSLSREIGKPTEQTGHPDAQREGRTQELPPVERVKVAPSKEVWEQAEIRWDRGKDEVAALREGKKAICRGNDLDEDSRQFMQQQKKGKPFKARVVVEVLSDSYRKILKLEPTE; encoded by the coding sequence ATGCGGTTTGGCATTTCTCGTCCCAGATGGAGAACGGATATGAGTCTCGAAGCACTTATCCAGTCAGCCCCAAAAAAAGCTGACTTGAGAAACTCGCTATGCATGGACTTACACGTCATCAGCCCGATCCACATCGGCACAAGGGAAGGCCGTCTTGGGGCCACCGAGTTCGTTGCAGGTGGTGGAAAGGTGTACCTGATAGATGAGGACAGGCTCGGCCGTTTTCTGGTAAGTAAAAACCTCGTGGACGCATTCGTGCTAGAGGTTCGAAAAGGGCCCTTCCAGATGGCGCAGTTCCTTCAAAAAAATGCGAAACTCCGCATCCCAGAAGATCTACATATGGTCTGCTCCATGTCCATCCCTGGAGGAGACCCGAGCATGCAGGACTTCCGTCCGTTTACGAGGGATGGATCAGGGGCGATTTACATTCCAGGCACTTCACTCAAAGGGGTATTCAGGACAGCCATACTGTATCGACTGCTTAATCAGGATCTAGAGTTTCGCAAAAGTTCCAATTCGAGGATTGGACAGGATCCCGAGGGAGAAATAAACAAGAGGAGAAAATTCTATTCCGAGCAGTGGTTACAAAAAGAGCATTTGGAAAGCTTCGACTTGCCCGGAGGCAAAAAAGGGAGCCCAAACGTAGACATTCTGAGGTGTCTGACCGTCAGAGACGCTTATCCCGTGGGACCTGTTCGCACCCAGGTGGTTCCAATCAAGTTCCTGTCACGTCTTTCTGATGGAACTTTTTACTGGAGCCAGGACAAGAAGCATTTTAAGGATAAGGACCTTTCCATATGGGTTGAGTGTGTCACCGAGGGGACCTTTCGCCTTGAAATGCTCTGGGCTGCCGATCTTTACAAGGCTTTTATGAGTCATAACAAAGGGGTAGCGTTTCCAGTTTCCAACCTGCAGGATGTCCTGGATGCTGTGCGAGAGATGAACGAAGCTCTGGTGAAGCACGAGTTGGCCTTTTACGGATCAGCAACGGGGGGTGGGAATAGCGATGCACCTGGAGCAGCCAAAGCTTTGCTAGAATGGTATAAAACCCTCGGAAATCAAACCCTTCGCATTGGCTTCGGTTCGGGGATGCTTTCCACTACCGTGGGCTTGGCACTTGAAGAGAGCGTGCGGCAAAAGATTCGGGATGCCTGTGGAAGTGGACGACGCCCCGGGGATCCGGCACCCAAATCGAGAAGGGTCTGGAGACGAACGGAAAGCATTACTTTGCCTATGGGCTGGTTGAAACTGGCAAAGGCGGATCCGAAGTTAGGGCCCATCCCACCTGATCTGAGCTCGCTCTCCCGTGAGATTGGGAAGCCCACGGAGCAGACCGGGCATCCAGATGCACAAAGAGAAGGGCGGACGCAAGAGCTTCCCCCAGTGGAGCGTGTTAAGGTTGCTCCTTCGAAAGAGGTGTGGGAGCAGGCGGAAATTAGATGGGATCGAGGAAAGGACGAAGTCGCAGCCTTACGGGAAGGCAAGAAGGCGATCTGCAGGGGAAACGATCTCGATGAGGACAGTCGGCAGTTCATGCAACAACAGAAAAAGGGCAAACCATTCAAAGCGCGGGTCGTAGTGGAGGTACTGAGCGATAGTTACCGGAAGATCCTCAAGCTCGAGCCTACAGAGTGA
- a CDS encoding TIGR02710 family CRISPR-associated CARF protein — protein MKTVLICTVGGSHQPIVQSITRNKPDFVHFICSEDSGKAKGSYTQVVDPGKVLKSDPNLKDPDLPNIVEITGLEEDNYRVHRIRAFDDLNECYLFALKLIEEIHEMNPDARIIADYTGGTKSMTAGLAAAALDDGRCEIQLVTGLRQNLNKVSDRTEFVRPVRVWDTQVTRRMKVAKELLSRFDYAGAASILEDAAARFASDNTIETLQRWLALCRAFDSWDSFDHATARNLLQPFRKNFVHHARFLDAIVKGKGAHGFEWVEDLLLNSDRRAVQGRFDDAVGRLYRALELTAQVWLRLRHGIDTGSVELDKVPDSVKESVKKHSDEKGIIRIGLVQAWEVIAACADDPLCLLFKEKQGVLLDFLRLRNYSLFAHGTTPIGERQYREHAPLVQSFIRCSVEKAVMSLRKKSASSPPQFPTEWD, from the coding sequence ATGAAGACTGTCCTCATTTGCACGGTGGGTGGGTCCCATCAGCCGATTGTCCAAAGCATAACGCGAAACAAGCCAGACTTCGTGCACTTTATCTGCTCAGAGGACAGCGGGAAGGCAAAGGGGAGCTACACCCAGGTGGTTGACCCAGGCAAGGTGCTAAAGAGCGACCCCAACCTAAAAGATCCGGACCTTCCAAACATCGTGGAGATCACTGGTCTTGAAGAGGATAATTACAGAGTACATCGAATCCGGGCCTTCGATGATCTGAACGAGTGCTATCTCTTTGCCCTCAAGTTGATAGAAGAGATCCATGAGATGAACCCCGATGCCCGGATAATAGCCGATTACACAGGCGGCACGAAAAGCATGACGGCTGGTCTGGCGGCAGCCGCTCTGGACGACGGACGATGCGAGATTCAACTGGTGACCGGGCTTCGGCAAAATCTTAACAAGGTTTCCGACAGGACAGAGTTTGTTCGTCCTGTTAGGGTTTGGGACACCCAAGTCACCAGGCGCATGAAGGTTGCAAAGGAACTATTGTCACGCTTTGACTATGCGGGGGCAGCAAGCATCCTAGAAGATGCAGCCGCACGCTTTGCCAGTGATAACACCATCGAGACGCTGCAGCGCTGGCTTGCCCTTTGCCGGGCCTTTGACTCTTGGGACAGCTTCGATCATGCCACGGCCAGAAATCTTCTTCAGCCTTTCCGGAAGAATTTCGTGCACCACGCTCGTTTTCTCGACGCCATTGTGAAGGGCAAGGGGGCCCACGGATTCGAGTGGGTTGAGGACTTGCTCCTTAACTCAGATCGGCGGGCTGTGCAGGGACGGTTCGACGATGCCGTCGGGCGCTTGTACAGAGCGCTAGAGCTGACCGCACAGGTCTGGTTGCGCCTGCGCCACGGTATCGACACAGGCTCTGTGGAGCTCGATAAGGTGCCTGACTCCGTAAAAGAGAGCGTCAAGAAGCACAGCGATGAGAAGGGAATCATCAGAATTGGCCTAGTGCAAGCCTGGGAGGTCATCGCAGCCTGCGCTGACGACCCACTTTGCTTACTCTTCAAGGAAAAGCAAGGCGTGCTGCTGGACTTCCTGAGGCTACGCAACTATTCCCTGTTTGCCCACGGCACCACTCCTATTGGGGAGAGGCAGTACCGTGAACACGCCCCCCTTGTCCAGAGCTTCATCCGTTGTTCGGTCGAAAAAGCCGTGATGAGCTTGCGAAAGAAGAGCGCATCATCCCCACCGCAGTTCCCGACAGAATGGGATTGA
- a CDS encoding nucleotidyltransferase domain-containing protein, translated as MKLDSRKTQELVERIVDSVHPLRVILFGSAARGEMSANSDLDVLVIMPDGVHRRKTAQQIYRSLWGFGFAKDIVVVTESDVRQHASNPYMIIKTALEEGKELYRAAG; from the coding sequence ATGAAGCTTGACTCAAGAAAGACCCAAGAGCTTGTGGAGCGAATCGTCGATTCGGTGCATCCCCTTCGTGTCATCCTTTTTGGATCGGCTGCCCGGGGTGAGATGAGCGCCAACAGCGATTTGGATGTGCTGGTCATCATGCCGGACGGCGTTCATCGGCGAAAGACAGCGCAGCAGATCTATCGGAGCCTGTGGGGGTTCGGTTTTGCCAAGGACATAGTTGTCGTGACAGAAAGCGACGTCCGGCAGCATGCATCCAATCCCTACATGATCATCAAGACTGCCCTGGAAGAAGGAAAGGAACTGTATCGTGCCGCAGGATGA
- a CDS encoding HEPN domain-containing protein → MPQDDRASGGAFDWLARARGSLAMARQPKPAEAFWEDYCFQAQQAAEKAIKAIYQHKGLVFRRTHDIEELAKRTRG, encoded by the coding sequence GTGCCGCAGGATGACCGGGCCTCTGGCGGGGCCTTTGACTGGTTGGCCCGGGCCCGAGGTAGTCTGGCCATGGCCAGACAGCCAAAGCCCGCAGAAGCCTTCTGGGAGGACTACTGCTTTCAGGCTCAGCAGGCAGCGGAGAAGGCCATCAAAGCCATCTACCAACACAAAGGGCTTGTGTTTCGTCGAACCCACGACATTGAAGAACTGGCCAAAAGGACTCGAGGATAA
- a CDS encoding HEPN domain-containing protein produces the protein MKESVILAKYASETRYPGTYEPVSQEEYQKAVRIAQAVVDWAESLILG, from the coding sequence GTGAAGGAGTCGGTGATTCTCGCCAAATATGCTTCCGAGACACGTTATCCTGGCACCTATGAGCCGGTTTCGCAGGAAGAGTACCAAAAGGCAGTGCGGATCGCTCAAGCCGTGGTGGACTGGGCCGAATCCCTCATTCTCGGATGA